The Anopheles gambiae chromosome 2, idAnoGambNW_F1_1, whole genome shotgun sequence genomic sequence TTCGGCGCCTCTTACCGTTCTGCCTAATACTATTGATTTTGTGTATTGCTTTGGTGTTGTTACGCGTGCGGACGTCTTCATCGTCGCCGAACGTCTCGAGCTCATCGTCCGGCTGCTCCTCCTCGGGCTGCTGCATCGTCGGTTCGTCGGCCGTGCCGTTCCAGTACGTGAGGCCCTCCTCCGCTTCCGCCAGCGCGCCCTCGCGGTCCTCCTCGATCAGATGGTCGACATCGTGCGGGTCAAAGTCCGGCGGTGGCTGCTGCTTCGCCATCGCCTGCTTCTCGATCGGCGTCCGCTTCTTGCGAAACTCGTACACGAGCGGGAATATTTGCTCAATTGCCGCTTGCACAAAGGCCACACTAGCCGCTGGCGTCCGGCCGGAGTCCAGGATTTTAAAgcgagaagagagagagcgtaaACAAAAAGGGATTTCAATAACCACTCTATACGGCTGCAATGTTGCACGTTCAATGCAAGAGGATTCACGAACGCTTAATTACTCCCCTAAACCGATGTCCCATTCCCCACCCGGAACCCAGCCCACTCGCAATACACCTACCGGTGACGGTAATGCTTCCGGTTGAGAATATTTTCAGGGTCGCTTTCGGCGAGTACAGCTTGTAGGTGACGCCCGGGTGCAGCTCCGGCTCGTAGCTGGCATCCTTTTTGTACTTCTCCGAGAAGTTGACAATCATGATGCCGAACGGCATGCTGCAGGTGCCGAGTACATTCACGATACGAAAGTTCCTAAATCTAACATTAAATCCTAACTTCTGAAGGCAACGTGAGTAGCGTCGTGCCGCTATTTTTGCCTGCGAAACAAAAGTAGACGAAAACCCGCGTTAGGCAGAGGCAATGAAGGAAGGAAAGTGTTTGGGGATGCTACCAACCTGATGCTCTGACGTAGCACCGGTGCAAGTGATTTTTCCGGACGACCAAATCGAAGCAGTCGTGTAGGGGCGGCGCAGCTTCATCGTTACCATCCCGTGCTCCCTCCGGAACTCGACATTGTGCCCATGACGGGCGATGTCGTGCAGATTCAGATGACAGCGTACGCTGAACGAGCAGACCACGTTGTTGATCACGATGTCAATCTCCGGCTGCTCCTCCTGCGGTTCATTGTCCGGGCTCGTTTCTTTGGTTTCCAGCGACAGCTCGGTATCAGCGCCCGTCGGATCCGATTCGGTGGGAGTGTTCGTCGTGATCgtggtgctgttgttggttgtggtaccgctgctactgctgctgctggtggtggtggtgctactgctgctggaggtgatgatggtggtggtattaCTGGCCaggatgatgctgctgctgttgcctgtggtggtggttgtcaAGCTGGTACTGTCACCGATCTTAGCGCCTGCCTTCTTTTCGCCGATTGCTCCGTCGCCTACTGGTGATGCGTTCGATAAAACCGAcagctgctgttggtggttggtggtcGTTGTTGTCGCGAACATCAAGGAACTGTGATTAATCATTCCGCCTGCGATGGACTGGTGATACTGGTGGTCGCTCGGAAGCGATATCACGGTGCTAGTGCTGCCCTTCGCAAGCCTAACAACACCGGAAGTgctcgactgctgctgctgctgctgttgcggatGTTGCCGTAGATGGAGCCCGTTCGCAACGCTCACCACCTCATTATGTCCGGTGGCCGAATTCACACCGAGTACCGTGGCTTTGCCACCAACACTAATTCTGTTGCGAAGAACCGTGCCAGAACCGGcggtgttgctgttggtgctactgctgctactagtGCCACTGATACCATTGGGCGCACTGGAGGTGCTAATGGCGTTGCTGATGAAGGAGCTGGTACCCACCATTCGCGATACGGactggtttgtgtgtgtttgtgtgtatgtgtgtgtgtgtggatgtgatTGTTTGGTGTGGTGTTCTATCTGCACACGACTCACAGTTAAGGCACACGCTGCATTCCGAGGCACGGCTAACTAACTCCTCATAAGCTCATTCTGCGCGCACGGCTGCGTTCGGTGTGGTCAATGAATTGCACTCTATTTTTATCAAGTTCACATCGAGTCTGGCGACGGGGTCGGCGAAAACTGCTCCCATGCGGCAAATATCGCACGCTTCCTGTCCGCCCACTGGCCGTGTGCGATAGTGCGCTCGCTGCTGCAGGTCTTGCGCCACCGCTACGCTAGGAAATCGCACTTTAAATACCGTTTTTCGCGAATCTTTTCGGAGCGAGGCGTCGAACGTTGTTGTCGATTTGTTGTTTATGATCGAGACAAtagttttttccttctttttctgtCGTTCGCCATTGGACAGGAGGCGACTGTCAGTAGGCTGTGACAGGTCTGTGCACAGTGAGCACCCCCACATCTCACGGACACTTTGTCGGTCCGATCATCTGGTGGATTTTGGATGGAACATTCCACCACTTGAAACCATTCATCGATTtacgaaaattaaattatttttacccGGTTTtcggtgagttttttttttcagttccaTTATCTTTTAAGAAATTTATCACATTTCTTGATTGAATAGGCTGAACACAGCAGTAAGCTTGACTAAAAGATGTGAATTTGTTAtaacttttttatgtttaacttCCACGTACacagcaaaaatatgttaataaATAAGCTTACCACACACAATCACGTAAATGCTTGATACAAACAGATTTGTCCTAATTTGTTACAATATCATAAAGCGCAATTGCCCTAAGACGCTCCCACTATCCATCTTTTGTCGACTTTTGCTAATATTTCCGACACAGCTGTCGGAGTGTGCGATGATCGACGTATCGCCATGTCCTTTTTTGTCCCGTGTCCCTTTCTTTTACGGGTGTCCTTCTAGCATGATCTAATCCTTTGTATATGCATATCGATGCATcatggagaaagaaaaaaatattccacTCATAATCGAATTCGCTCAAAATGGCTCAAGTaatgcaaaaataaagccGTATCCTTGCTACAGTTAAGAATTTGTATCCTGAAGGGTTTTTTACGCATTACAACTACCCTACTCCTCTCCCCGGTTTTGTCATCCaaccctctcgctctctctccctctctgttCTCACTACTTGCACCCAACGCACTAGCCACTAATGCACGCGCTCTGCTAAATAGTTAAGccgctaaaacaaaaaatattttattttatgttctttttttcccacTTTAGGAGCCCCCATCGTTATCAGCATAATTCACTTTTCCTCTTATCGTAGTGCCGGGCGGGAGCGAATTCCGTACCGCACGCACTGTTCCTACATAGCCCGTGCTTTACAAACACGCCTCAATAGTGCATTGTTACGTTGGATTTGCCTTTAGCCTTTTCACAATATATAGGTCTTCGGCATCCTCGCATCCTCCCCGCTCCCCTCAGCTCACACTTGAATCCTCTCCGTCCTTCACATGCGTATAATAATGTTGCTGTAGTGTTTTCAATCCCTAAACGTACATACTATATGCTacataataatattattatgttAATTCGATCGCGTTCGGAGCGCGCGCGTGCATCATCTCATCGTCGTCTCCTCTGCCGCTGCCTCTGCCGCTTAGTCGGCGCCGCGTGGGTGAATCGTCATGTGTTGTTTCAACTTTGTCCGCTTCTTAAACTGCTTGCCGCAGGTCGTGCAGCCAAAGAGCCGTGTCGTGCACACGTTCGCGGTGTGCGTGTTGAGACTGTGCTTCGATTTGAACGTCTTGCCGCACGTGTTGCACGTCGCCGGCGTCTGCTCCGCGTGGATGCGCTTCATGTGGGCCTTCAGGTTGTACTCGTCCTTCAGGACGGAGTTGCACAGGGAGCAGCTGACGGTCGCGGCAGAGCTCGGTTGTTGCTGCGGTAGCGGCAGTGGGAGCggttgcggttgctgctgctgcggcggctgctgctgctccccgtTGTTATGCCCCTCCATGTGTCGTTCGAGCGAGACGCGCGTCTTGAACGTTTTCGGGCAGTTTTCACAGATGAACGTTCCACCGTGGCCGTGGACCGTTTTCTTGTGTTTCTCGATGCTGAACTTTGTAAATCTGCAAAcggaacgaaagcaaaagcgatTAGAAACAAAGCGGGGAGGAATTATTACCCTTTGCTACTTACGGTTTGTTACATTCCTCACAGATAATGTCCTTCTTCATGTGCACCTTGGCCATGTGGGCAGTGAGTCTGTTCTTGAAAGGAAACCGCTTGCCGCACTCCTCGCAGGCAAACTCCCACTCCTGGTGCTTGTTCTGCATGTGCTCCTCCAGGTTCTGGTGCACCTCCTGGCACACGCCGCACCGGAACCGCTCCGGATTCTCGTGCATATCCTTATGCTCGACCAGCTTGACGCGCGAGCGAAACTTTTTCGCGCACAGCTGACACTTGACCGTGCCCGACTCGAGCCCGTGCACCGTCCGCATGTGCTGGTTCAGCTGCTTCAGCGACCGGTACTCCTCCTCCTgggtcgttgctgctgctgccgcttccGGATGGCCCGCTCCCGCGGCAACACCGCCCGGGTCACCGCCGGGGCCGGCCACCGCGACAGCCACAGCGACCTTTTCCGGATCGCAAATCTCACATATGATGGGTTTGTAGAAATCGAATATTTCTCTATCTAGCGTCTGCTTCTGCTCCTCGGTCAGCTCGGGCCCCGGCTCGCCGCCCGGGTTGCCCGACTTGCCGGAATCTTCCTCCAGCAGCGCGTTTGGCTGGTGCATGCGCTTGTGCTCGAGCAGCTTCGGGCGCGTACGGATCTTCTTCTCACACAGTGGACACTTTACCGTACCGGCCTGCTGCCCGTGCACCAGCCGCATGTGGTGGTTTAGCTCCTTCACCGTCGCGTACAGCATCGCGCAGGCCTGTGGACCGGCCCCGGCAGCAGCACTGGCCGCCGCGTCGCACACATCGCAGCTGATGCGCTTGTAAAACTCCAGTATCTCCTTGTCCATCTGCTCGGACTGCAGCTTCTCCGCGTCGTCCTCGGACGTGGCGTCCTGTCGCTGGTGCACGCTCTTGTGCTCCAGCAGCTTCCCCCGCGTGCGGAACATCTTGCCACACTGCGGACAGCTGACCCGGCCCGTCTCCTCCCCGTGCATCAGCTTCATGTGCTGGTTCAGCTCCTTCATCGTGCCGTACTCGATGCGTTCCTCGCACACGTCACAGACCAGCTTGTAAAAGTCGATAATCTCATCGTCCATCTCTTGGTTGCGGCGCTTCCGGCTGCTCGGTGTGTTGCCCGTGACCGGCCGGATTCGGCTGCTTTCCGGTTCCGTATCGTTGTGCTGCGAGGTGTACACCGACGGACACTCTGCCCCTGTACCGTTGCCCCCGACAGCCGTTACCCCGGATCCGCCGGATGGTAGCATTCCGTTCACTTCGTGCTTCATCCCATAATCCGGAACATCGGACAGCAACGGCACGGGCCCGTCCACCAGCGGCGACGGGTCAAACTTTTGCTCGCCTCCATGATGACCGTTCTGATTGACGCCTTccaacgccgccgccgcctgctCAGCATTGTATTGTACCTGCTCCTGCATAGGCGGCTCTTGCTTCGGTTGCAGTACTGCAGCCGCTGCTGCGGCCTGCCGTTCTTGGTGGACGTTCTGCACCATCAAGTAGAATCGGTTAAACTCGTACACCGCGTACCCGCAGTCCCGGCAGACGTAGTGTTTGCCTGCCTCCTGCGGAAACTGTAGCCCGACGTGCTTCCACACCAGATATGGCATCTCCTTCGGGTCGTCCTCCCGCGGCATGAACATGTCGAAGCAGATCTGCTCCGCCCGGAGCGTGAGACACAGTCCGCATTCCTTTTGATTGATGACATCGTAAACACtgttcggtggtggtggtgctgctgctgcagccgaGGCTAgcggcagcggtggtggtggtggtggcggtgctgctgctgctgctgctgatggtggtgctaCAGCCGCCGCTGCATCCATCGCTCTCCGGGTGCTGCTCCGCTACGGAACGGTTCCGCGGGACGACGGGCGAAACACGGGGTGGGCGTAAAAGCTtttccactcacacacacacacacgcacacaggcacacatgtacgcacactcgcactcacgcacgcacacagttTTTCATCGCGAGCGCCCGCTGACGTTTACATTCTTCGCACTTTTGGACACTTTTCCAGGCCCTGCTTCGCATCCAAGTAGCTGCAAAATGGTCGCCGTCGATTCGCCCGCACACTTTTGCTGCCAATTTCCCGACACTTTTCgctgtttctgctgctgcacaaaaaggaaaccaaaggtgttggtggtagtagtagtacggGAGCGTCTTGACGTTTTGCCAAGTTGTGTAAAATATAAACAGCCAGGTaggcagagtgaccagaaataccgatttctctgtattcctaccgactCACAGCTGTAAGCCCCTTAAAACTACAGATTTTTCAtttagggcggtggcaacgctgatCCGATGCTATTTTATACACGATTCCTACAAGGTTTGTTCCACGGAAGGgcctttgtttacatttttccgaAAAATTGCCAAGCTTTATCGATCGGCGAAGGACGTTGGTTCTAGCGACCTTGGCTAGAATGTCAGCTGCCAGGGCTTTTGCCTTCGGTCGGTGTGCCTCTGCAAATTGAGACGGAATAATTCAACCGTTGGTGAAGCTTCACGCTCAATTGAGGGattattttcaacaaaatatttgcatttctattttctatcgattttcgatGCATTCACAGCCGctaattttcattctttcgtttctcCTGCAGCAATACCACCGTTCGGTACAGGAAGTCGCACTTCGCGGAACGTTatgtattttcattttattttctcgTTCTCAACCTAAACACTACACATTTAACATCGACGTCCCGTTACTGACCGcctcccctccttcccctcgcCACCCATTCAGCTTTCCCCGTGCATCCTCCTGATGCCCTGCGCTAGCCGAAGCTTCTCCGCTGCCATCTCACGGTACGCCTGTACGGCCAGGTTCAGCTGAACCTTCTTCGTGGCCTGCCCGTTCACAAACTGCTCTATGATCGACAGGTACTGTTCGTCCTGTTTCAACTCGTCAACCGACTTTTCGGCCGCATCAAACAAGCTGGGCATTTGCGTTTGGAGTGCAATCTGCTTCACGCCCTCATCGATCGGCATACCGTGCAGCGTGGAGTACAGCACGATCAGCTCAATTCCATTGCGCAGATAGTCCTGTTTGATCATGTCCAGCAGCAGATCGTCGATCAGCCTGTGCCAGGCAAGGAAGAACACAAATGGGCCAAAGTGGCGCGTCGACCGCAGTGCGTCGAACGATCGGCTTTCGTTGATGTGCTGGTACACTTTGGCCGTGATGTGGTGGTAGTCCTTCTCGTACGGCTCGAACTGTACGCAGGCCCGATCCAGCACGAACTCGTACTTGCCCTCCTCGAGCAGACGCTGCAGATGCTCGTCCTCGAACATCGGTGGCTGGTGGATGGATCGGCCGGTAAGCGGGAAGTAGATCTGGTTCAGACGCTTGCGCATCTCGTACGGCGCTTCCTGCAGCGTGCCGTCCGGATGGCGCACCACGATCGAGCGCTGACTGTTCTTCAACCCGTACGTGATGTCGGTAAAGACGAACTTCGAGGAGGAAAGTGATTTGAGCGCGCCGTCCTTCGATATGACACGGCAGCTGTCCTGCTGTTCCTGCACGACCGGTGGCATCTGCAGCATCTGTTGGGCCTGCTCGATCGAATGCAGCAGCTCGCGTCGCAGCTGCTCGTCGGTCATGAACCGATACTCGACCGTGTTATCTTTGACCGAGCGCTTCCGGAACACCTTGTCCAGTTCCAGCCGCGTAATGGACTTGAGCAGCTGCTGCACATCGTCGCGCAGAAATGCAGGTGCCGGATCTTTCTCTGCAAAGGTAGCGAGGAATGGGTTGGATAGATTTCGTggcaaagcacacacacgacggCCGGGACCAACACTCACCGTAGCTAAGGAAAGGTTCACTGTTGGACTGGGGTGTGGAGCTTAGCGAGCGACACAGGGTCGGATTGGTGTGAGAAACTGTACTACTTCGCCTTGCCAAACCACCGATCAGGCGGAGATCTTTAAACAGCTTCCACATCCTTTTAGTTGGAGCAGACTCTGTGGAAAGTATTGTATAATTTGTAGCACGTTTGTTTGGAGTCGGCAAATTTACActgcgaagaaaaacatcacCGAACGAAACGTCAAACAATGGGTGAGCTGCTGACCACACGAAGCCAAATTGGTTTGTTATTTCGGTGTACAATTTTTATAATGAATTGGTTGATTATTTTGCCTATAAATAATACGCAAAATTAATTTATCAAGAAAAATCTACATTCCGGATAAAATTGTaaagaacaaaaattaaattacgCTACACTGTGGGACGGTCTACCAGGCTGACAGCAGAACGCGTTGACAGTTGATGAGcgcggagaagaaaaaaaccgttCCTTCACCGCGTTTCGAATCCCCCCTCCAGTAGGCAGCAGCACTGCCCCGATAGTTGCCCGATTCTCGCTGGTGCTAATCCGCGCTTCATCGGACGATTCGAGTGCAGAAAACGCTCAAGAGGTGaacacacatatttttgcGTCAATTACTTCGCCCGCGGAAGGTCAGCAGACACAAGCCCATAcaaggtgtgtgtgcgtgcgtttgagtgtgtgtatctgtgcgCATCGTAGACGGGTCGGTATGGTAGGACAGATCTAAGCAGGGAACTTAGCTTGACCCCAAAACAAGAATCATAGTGTGCTGTGGTCGCAAAGATACCGAGTGTACCGCATTGCTCATTCTACCAGAAACGCACGttccccccccaaaaaacatGTCTCAGTCCAAGTTGAAGCAAGTGTTTAGCTACCAATCGTGGGTACACGCGGTATCCGGATCGGCGGTAAATGAGCACATCGCAAGCTTGTGTCCAACCACCCCAAATGAACCTGTCCCGCTGAACGAGTTTTCTCTCCTTCCAGGGTAGCGTGATTGCGATGTCAGCCTTCTATCCACTGGACACCGTACGTAGTCGTCTGCAGTGTAAGTAAATAGATCTAAGTAGGCCTTCCGTTAGTTGCAATTACGTAAATACGACTGCTGCTGGACCGCTTCTCGTCCAGTCACCTCCGCTTTGCTAGAGCAAGCAGAGAGGCAAAGGTCATGTAGCAGGGAGGTTTCCCGTGTGGACTTCTTATCGAATTTGATACCCAATTAGCTAACCTGTGTGATGGTGATAAGCCAGACGCTAAATCCCATTCGCGCTGTTGCTATCCAATCTCTTCCGTTGCTTTTACCAATTTAaccatttgtttcaatttttcacATCTTTCCAGTGGAAGAACCCGAACGGCGCAAAGCGCTCAGCACGTGGCGCGTCCTCCGCAGCCTGATCGACGAGGAGGGCTTTGAAACGCTGTACCGCGGCCTGGTCCCCGTCCTCGAGAGCCTCTGCATCTCCAACTTTGTCTACTTCTACACCTTCCACAGTCTGAAGGCACTGCGGGGAGGCGGCGGTCAATCCGCCCTCGGCGATCTGCTGCTCGGATCACTGGCGGGCGTAGTGAACGTACTAACCACAACACCATGCTGGGTAGTTAACACACGACTAAAGATGAAAGGACTCGGCCAGCAGCACGGCAAACGGGCAAACGGTCCAGTCGCCCCCGGCAGCGACGTACAGTACGACGGGTTGCTCGACGGTCTACAGTACATCGCTCGGACGGAGGGCGTACGGGGGCTGTGGGCTGGCGCAGTGCCCTCCCTCATGCTCGTCATCAATCCCGCCATCCAGTTCATGGTGTACGAGTCGCTCAAGCGTCGCCTGACCGCAGCTGGAAACGCCAAATCATCACCCTCCGCCATCACGTTCTTCAGCATAGGCGCGGTCGCAAAGATGATCGCCACCGTGCTGACCTACCCGCTGCAGCTGGTACAAACGAAACTGCGCCACGGGAACACGGACCGCAGCCTGAACCTACCGCCCAACGTCGATACCGTGCAGATGCTGCTGATCATCCTGAAGCGCCAGGGCGTTGCTGGACTGTTCCGTGGGCTGGAAGCGAAGCTGCTGCAAACCGTGCTTACGGCGGCCCTTATGTTTATGGCATACGAAAAGATTGCCCGGTTTGTCACGTCCCTGCTGCTGACGAAGGGTGGCGTCACTGCGGTACGACACTGAgaggtgggggaggggggtttgagaaccaaaattttccaaaacggCTCTACCAAACAGTCGCTCTTTGTGactctctgtctgtctctctctctctttctctatctgcATCCCTTTATTTTCGGGTGGCTATTGGTGGCATGCTTGGCAGGGAATGAACCGAAAACCATCGGTTTATCCGTGCCGCACCTAGTCTAGTCTTGGACGAACAAAGTTTTATTTAACGGTTTAATTGTATGCTTCTACCATCGGTCCGTTTACTATGTTTGACTACTactgtgatgatgatgatgatgatgatgatggtaataGTAATCGACCCTTACCGACATTCCCCTCACGCAtgactattattattattattattattatttaaaaccaACATATAGTTAATTGTACTAACAATTGTGTCGCGAacttttggtttgttttagtCCATCATCATTTTGGGGTCATTGTTTTCGGGTCCATCAGCTTTAATTGATTTCCAAATGGGATAATGGGGATattgggggaaaaaacaggTGGCTAAAAGGAGGTGGTAAAATTAGTTTTCCATTTTGACTACGTTTAAATTTACGTGTGCTTAGCGAATAAGGCACCGCCACCAGGTGCCAGAGGTGCAAGTGGAAAGAGGtgaaaagaatggaaaataaaaatgaattaaaatattatactCCATTGTTCTTTCGCTGAGAGTGGGACACACAGTGCAACAACGGCTAATTTATAGTTTAAGGCTGTACGATTTATTAACTTAGTTTCATCGGAATTTAATGTCtagagctgtgtgtgtgtttttctttaattacATGGGAGAGTAGCATGGACCAGGGGCGGCCCCCACCAGTCAACTTGGCGACGCGTACGGGGGACGCCGCagcctactactactactattgtATGTAAATTGTGTTACTATCTTCCCCTTTCGTGGGTTggatattttgcttttttttcttcctttcatagacttgtttcatttttgtgttttattcttttattCTACCCATGGTTTATCGTATCGtactttcttttgtttgttttgtttttgcgtaACGCTCTATAATAGTGCGATAGAGTATCTGAACCCCTAGTTACTGCTGTTTAGTATTTACATAGTATAAGTTTTGTCCATAATCTAAATTGCGcccaacaaataaacaaacaaacgcaaggTAAGGTGGTTTAGGGTATCCGGGAGGAGGTGATAGAATTCGGTAGGTAAATCGGTATTTAAATCCTTTACACCCTtttgaaacgaaacaaatatgAAAACTCGCACATAATTACCACAACAGATGGTGGTGTCCTGATATTCCTGTTCAATGCTTACTTCACCTTCGACAGCCTTCTTCCAACCTAGggtgtggtgctgctgtctctctctattgCTATAGCAACGAGCTGTGTGTGCTGCTAACTGGCTTTACACTATTATAGGGTTTGTTAAGCTTCTTCCCGCTCCCCCGTTCGCTTTCTATTTTTGCAGCACAAACAGTACAAACATTTTGCGGGTTCGCTTTGCTGCGGAACTTTGAACCTTCCTGCTGCTCTCCCTCCAGTCATTTCGTAGCTGTTTCACTAAAACTAAAGgatttcattgttttgtttttcttcttctttgcttcTTTGCTTTCTCTGTGAAGAAAAGAGTAATTCGATTAATTGGAAACGCTCATCTAACTACGAAGAAccactaaaaacaaaacgtacaACAACACAAGCATCGCAACAAGCTTTCTCCTGCGTCTAAACTAAATGCCATAAAGATACATAACATAAAAAAGGAGTATGCCTAATGTATattgtaaaaaagaaaataaaaaaaaactcccttaCTCAAACATCTCTCACATATTACTGCGAATTGTATCTACACATAGGTGTGCCCGAGCCTATCTCTTTTTTGTAGTATGTTGCTCCAAAACTTCGGGACTACACCACATCCCCCCGGCAGGTCACTCTCTGGTCTGTTCGTTAATCGCGTATCTACCATACATATATCTAAATCGTTTATGTCCGGAACACACCACACCTTTAAAGCTCAACTGCAGCTTACGGAGACGGAAGATTATAAAGATAGTAAAAAGACTCACATCCTCCTCTGACAGATCCCTTCTATCAGGTGCGGCGGTGCATTACGGCTTGAGGTTGGCTTGATTTCTtatacctctctctctctctctctttttctctttgtaTGAATGCTTTTCATCACTACACGCTCCCTCCCTGTTCTGCCTCACTCTCTTACAAGGAGGTAATTGAATGAATTTACAGCTTTTCTAATTCGTTATTGGGCAACAATAGTACTGTTGTGTCCCATGGATTTCTTAAGCAACCAAATTTACAGCGTCTTTACTTTGAATTCTTCTTATTACAAGTCACCCACCGAATGTCGCTTTGCACGGACTACTACTACACCACTTCATCCATCTCTTCATTCTCTTAGCCCTTGCTGCAAATATATGTATTTGATAGAGTGTAAATCTAGTAGGCATGCTTCTATGTACACAGACTATAAAACTAGCGCCATCAAACCAACGTAGCGTACGCGCTTAGGGGATATTGGAGGATTTCCTTTATGCCAATCCACTGCTTGATAGTGCCGGTTTTATCTAt encodes the following:
- the LOC1269714 gene encoding TATA box-binding protein-like 2, producing MVGTSSFISNAISTSSAPNGISGTSSSSSTNSNTAGSGTVLRNRISVGGKATVLGVNSATGHNEVVSVANGLHLRQHPQQQQQQQSSTSGVVRLAKGSTSTVISLPSDHQYHQSIAGGMINHSSLMFATTTTTNHQQQLSVLSNASPVGDGAIGEKKAGAKIGDSTSLTTTTTGNSSSIILASNTTTIITSSSSSTTTTSSSSSSGTTTNNSTTITTNTPTESDPTGADTELSLETKETSPDNEPQEEQPEIDIVINNVVCSFSVRCHLNLHDIARHGHNVEFRREHGMVTMKLRRPYTTASIWSSGKITCTGATSEHQAKIAARRYSRCLQKLGFNVRFRNFRIVNVLGTCSMPFGIMIVNFSEKYKKDASYEPELHPGVTYKLYSPKATLKIFSTGSITVTAASVAFVQAAIEQIFPLVYEFRKKRTPIEKQAMAKQQPPPDFDPHDVDHLIEEDREGALAEAEEGLTYWNGTADEPTMQQPEEEQPDDELETFGDDEDVRTRNNTKAIHKINSIRQNGKRRRMRQLRPSGRAVNDGDSMSDDDLCVSDYE
- the LOC4576462 gene encoding zinc finger protein 845; this encodes MDAAAAVAPPSAAAAAAPPPPPPPLPLASAAAAAPPPPNSVYDVINQKECGLCLTLRAEQICFDMFMPREDDPKEMPYLVWKHVGLQFPQEAGKHYVCRDCGYAVYEFNRFYLMVQNVHQERQAAAAAAVLQPKQEPPMQEQVQYNAEQAAAALEGVNQNGHHGGEQKFDPSPLVDGPVPLLSDVPDYGMKHEVNGMLPSGGSGVTAVGGNGTGAECPSVYTSQHNDTEPESSRIRPVTGNTPSSRKRRNQEMDDEIIDFYKLVCDVCEERIEYGTMKELNQHMKLMHGEETGRVSCPQCGKMFRTRGKLLEHKSVHQRQDATSEDDAEKLQSEQMDKEILEFYKRISCDVCDAAASAAAGAGPQACAMLYATVKELNHHMRLVHGQQAGTVKCPLCEKKIRTRPKLLEHKRMHQPNALLEEDSGKSGNPGGEPGPELTEEQKQTLDREIFDFYKPIICEICDPEKVAVAVAVAGPGGDPGGVAAGAGHPEAAAAATTQEEEYRSLKQLNQHMRTVHGLESGTVKCQLCAKKFRSRVKLVEHKDMHENPERFRCGVCQEVHQNLEEHMQNKHQEWEFACEECGKRFPFKNRLTAHMAKVHMKKDIICEECNKPFTKFSIEKHKKTVHGHGGTFICENCPKTFKTRVSLERHMEGHNNGEQQQPPQQQQPQPLPLPLPQQQPSSAATVSCSLCNSVLKDEYNLKAHMKRIHAEQTPATCNTCGKTFKSKHSLNTHTANVCTTRLFGCTTCGKQFKKRTKLKQHMTIHPRGAD
- the LOC4576463 gene encoding small ribosomal subunit protein mS22, with the translated sequence MWKLFKDLRLIGGLARRSSTVSHTNPTLCRSLSSTPQSNSEPFLSYEKDPAPAFLRDDVQQLLKSITRLELDKVFRKRSVKDNTVEYRFMTDEQLRRELLHSIEQAQQMLQMPPVVQEQQDSCRVISKDGALKSLSSSKFVFTDITYGLKNSQRSIVVRHPDGTLQEAPYEMRKRLNQIYFPLTGRSIHQPPMFEDEHLQRLLEEGKYEFVLDRACVQFEPYEKDYHHITAKVYQHINESRSFDALRSTRHFGPFVFFLAWHRLIDDLLLDMIKQDYLRNGIELIVLYSTLHGMPIDEGVKQIALQTQMPSLFDAAEKSVDELKQDEQYLSIIEQFVNGQATKKVQLNLAVQAYREMAAEKLRLAQGIRRMHGES
- the LOC1269711 gene encoding peroxisomal membrane protein PMP34 is translated as MSQSKLKQVFSYQSWVHAVSGSAGSVIAMSAFYPLDTVRSRLQLEEPERRKALSTWRVLRSLIDEEGFETLYRGLVPVLESLCISNFVYFYTFHSLKALRGGGGQSALGDLLLGSLAGVVNVLTTTPCWVVNTRLKMKGLGQQHGKRANGPVAPGSDVQYDGLLDGLQYIARTEGVRGLWAGAVPSLMLVINPAIQFMVYESLKRRLTAAGNAKSSPSAITFFSIGAVAKMIATVLTYPLQLVQTKLRHGNTDRSLNLPPNVDTVQMLLIILKRQGVAGLFRGLEAKLLQTVLTAALMFMAYEKIARFVTSLLLTKGGVTAVRH